Proteins found in one Mytilus edulis chromosome 2, xbMytEdul2.2, whole genome shotgun sequence genomic segment:
- the LOC139511336 gene encoding uncharacterized protein — MSGYASYDEALDPKYGDPYQVSLVVADENSLKGYGKIVTDFEKEEVEITPWPVGGWRKLYPGTGAMGGIVSGNFVYEWEGDVCKAINNAVGGHYVTGRLPTGVSFDNRTHVLVREANYHPDGGQIFFPRDKDPFIALLALPTDDIKPEDFKAFYFDGSFGVQIHANIWHQPVYPIKDRAVFLGKQGAVHACVCMDSVDEWGKYLSVPLKLQS, encoded by the coding sequence ATGAGTGGATATGCAAGCTATGATGAGGCACTTGATCCTAAATACGGGGATCCCTATCAAGTTTCATTGGTAGTGGCAGACGAGAATAGTTTAAAAGGTTACGGAAAAATTGTTACAGATTTTGAAAAGGAGGAAGTTGAAATTACCCCCTGGCCTGTAGGTGGATGGCGAAAGTTGTATCCAGGAACTGGTGCTATGGGTGGCATAGTGAGCGGGAATTTTGTTTATGAATGGGAGGGGGACGTTTGTAAAGCAATAAATAATGCTGTAGGCGGTCATTACGTCACTGGTCGTCTGCCAACTGGTGTTTCTTTTGATAACCGAACCCACGTGCTGGTGAGGGAAGCTAATTACCACCCTGATGGCGGTCAGATATTTTTTCCAAGAGACAAAGACCCTTTCATTGCCTTATTAGCCTTACCGACTGACGATATTAAACCAGAAGATTTTAAGGCATTTTATTTTGATGGATCTTTTGGTGTACAGATCCATGCCAACATCTGGCATCAGCCTGTTTATCCTATTAAAGACCGAGCTGTGTTTCTAGGGAAACAGGGAGCGGTTCATGCATGTGTTTGCATGGATTCTGTTGATGAGTGGGGGAAATATTTGTCAGTTCCACTTAAACTACAATCTTAA